Proteins from a genomic interval of Rhizobium etli CFN 42:
- a CDS encoding peptidoglycan D,D-transpeptidase FtsI family protein: MSFLSRIMVLKSQAHFSAGVYNRFGGPSAGVAIEGSRKKKTGQAKSRVGLLILGFMSVYVVVGGRLVEYAMKDQEVVSSILPPDRLMASRPDILDRNGEVLATDIRTVSLFAEPNKIVDVDEAVEKLATVLPELDVRDTYKKLSVKSSHFAWLRRQLTPKQQSQILALGIPGIGFRPEKRRFYPGGSTAAHILGYVNIDNRGVAGMEKFIDDQGLADLASVGMTSDQPLEPVRLSIDLRVQNIVRDAVVNAVNNFQSKGAGAAVIDVHTGEVLGMASAPDFDPNNPQEGAKEGWLNRMTNGTFEMGSTFKTFSLAMALDTGKVKMSDTFDASKPIYIGGFTIHDFHGQRRWLTVPEIFQYSSNIGTARVIDIVGIDAQKDYLTKLGLLTKMQTELPEVKMPTQPRVWKKINSITISFGHGVSTTALQTGVAAAALVNGGKLIEPTFLPRTREEADQIAKQVIKKSTSDEIRYLLDFNGFKGSGRVARVPGFAVGSKTGTADKVVNGRYSSTLNFNSFIAAFPINDPKYAVITFCDEPKTGEKQYGGTISAGTAGPIAREIIRRAAPILGIEPKFGEGGSALLVSY, translated from the coding sequence ATGTCGTTTCTTTCCCGCATCATGGTCCTGAAGAGCCAGGCGCATTTCTCCGCCGGCGTCTATAACCGCTTCGGCGGCCCTTCCGCCGGCGTGGCCATCGAGGGATCGCGCAAGAAGAAGACGGGGCAGGCAAAAAGCCGTGTAGGGCTGCTGATCCTTGGCTTCATGAGTGTCTATGTCGTCGTCGGTGGCCGTCTGGTCGAATATGCCATGAAGGATCAGGAGGTCGTCTCCAGCATCCTGCCGCCCGACCGGCTGATGGCCTCGCGGCCCGACATTCTCGATCGCAATGGCGAGGTGCTGGCGACCGACATCCGCACGGTCTCGCTGTTTGCCGAGCCGAACAAGATCGTTGATGTCGACGAGGCGGTAGAGAAGCTTGCAACTGTTCTGCCGGAGCTCGACGTCAGGGACACGTATAAGAAACTTTCGGTCAAGAGCTCGCATTTCGCTTGGCTGCGCCGGCAGCTGACGCCGAAGCAGCAGAGCCAGATCCTGGCGCTCGGCATTCCCGGCATCGGCTTTCGGCCGGAGAAGCGCCGCTTCTATCCCGGCGGCTCGACCGCGGCGCACATCCTCGGCTATGTCAACATCGACAACCGCGGCGTGGCTGGCATGGAGAAATTTATCGACGACCAGGGGCTCGCCGATCTCGCCTCGGTCGGCATGACGAGCGACCAGCCGCTGGAGCCGGTGCGGCTGTCAATTGACCTGCGCGTGCAGAACATCGTTCGCGATGCGGTCGTCAACGCCGTCAACAATTTCCAGTCCAAGGGAGCTGGCGCGGCTGTTATCGACGTGCACACCGGGGAAGTGCTCGGCATGGCATCGGCACCCGACTTCGATCCGAACAATCCGCAGGAAGGCGCCAAGGAAGGCTGGCTCAACCGGATGACGAACGGCACCTTCGAAATGGGGTCGACCTTCAAAACCTTTTCGCTGGCGATGGCGCTTGACACCGGCAAGGTGAAGATGTCCGACACGTTCGATGCGAGCAAGCCGATCTATATCGGTGGCTTCACCATCCACGATTTTCACGGGCAGCGTCGCTGGCTGACCGTGCCTGAAATTTTCCAGTACTCTTCGAACATCGGCACGGCGCGTGTCATCGACATCGTTGGCATCGACGCGCAGAAGGATTATCTGACCAAGCTTGGGCTGCTTACGAAGATGCAGACCGAATTGCCGGAAGTGAAGATGCCGACGCAGCCCCGGGTGTGGAAGAAGATCAATTCGATCACGATTTCCTTTGGCCACGGCGTCTCGACGACGGCGCTGCAGACGGGGGTGGCGGCGGCCGCCCTTGTCAACGGCGGCAAGCTGATCGAGCCGACTTTCCTGCCGCGCACACGCGAAGAGGCCGACCAGATCGCCAAGCAGGTAATCAAGAAGTCGACCAGCGACGAGATCCGCTATCTCCTCGATTTCAACGGTTTCAAGGGTTCGGGACGCGTCGCGCGTGTGCCGGGTTTTGCCGTCGGCAGCAAAACCGGCACGGCCGACAAGGTCGTAAACGGGCGTTATTCCTCGACGCTGAACTTCAACTCCTTTATAGCCGCCTTCCCGATCAACGACCCCAAATATGCGGTGATCACCTTCTGCGACGAGCCGAAGACCGGCGAGAAACAATATGGTGGAACGATCTCCGCCGGTACCGCCGGTCCGATCGCCCGCGAGATCATCCGCCGCGCCGCTCCCATTCTCGGCATCGAGCCGAAATTCGGGGAGGGTGGTTCGGCCTTGCTGGTGTCTTATTGA